The genomic DNA GGTGCGCACATGGAAATGCTCTATGTGACATACCTGCTTGATCGCACGGTGGTATTGTTCGATTTGCCAATGCAGGTCGTGCAGCCAAAGGAACCGGTCGCGACCAAAGGAGGACAAAGTCTCGTTGTCGGGTAGGTGGACAGCATAATGGCGAACCTGGTCTTTCAGGCTCGTCCGAAACACCTTCACCATCCCAAACTCGCGCAGCCAGACTTCCCTCCCTTCCTCCGCAATATCCAATTTCTGGATTTGCGTCCACGTCCCTTTCTCAATGGATATCAATCGGTTGGACTCCAGCGCGAAAAGGAACCCCAGGTGATGGTCTCTCACCTCCTTGAGGTTACTCACGCCGCTGTACCAACTGTCTCCAGTGATGTAGGCGGGTTCCAATCCCCAGGCCAGTACCTCGGCTAGCATTTCTCGGAAATACTCGTTCTTCGTTTTTCCTTCAGCCTTGTCAACAATCCGGTAATTAACAGGCTGGTGCCGCCCCTCAATGTCACTGTAATACAGTGTGACCAAGTTGATTCCCTTCACAGTCTTGTGGTGTTTTCCCGACCAGAAATACCCGACGAAGGCCATCTTGTAGCTGTAGGGCTTGTCCAGCACGCTATCGTCCACGCTCAAGACGCCGCCTTTCAAGTTCAGCCCAGCTTTGACTTCGTTGAACAGGTCTTGCGGCGAATACGTTTCTCTCTGCAAAAAACGGTTCGCGCTGTCATGCGAAACGTCCATCACCTCCGACAAGTGGAGACAGCTCGGCGAGTTTGGTTCGCTCAATAAATACCCCATGTACATCGGTAACGTGCAACGGGCTGTAGAAGGGCGGCTTATTTCACGTACCATGGCACAGTGTTCCCTATCAGGATGTCTTCTGGATACACATATTCTACGGCTCCTGTCAATGCGTAAG from Gammaproteobacteria bacterium includes the following:
- a CDS encoding hypothetical protein (Evidence 5 : Unknown function), whose protein sequence is MSVAANSGEYMILYGNRGAHMEMLYVTYLLDRTVVLFDLPMQVVQPKEPVATKGGQSLVVG